From Panicum hallii strain FIL2 chromosome 2, PHallii_v3.1, whole genome shotgun sequence, a single genomic window includes:
- the LOC112880342 gene encoding histone-lysine N-methyltransferase, H3 lysine-9 specific SUVH1-like, translating to MAQQTASVPLGDTAVVDAKPLRTLTPMFPAPLGLHTFTPQNSPSFICVTPFGPYTGGTELGTAAVPSMFAASTPAAESSQTQLHTANMNGAAQVNGTAVNSLVTPLQTLSAGVHESGKRKRGRPKRVPDATVPSAPLAPTVPPVTSLPLVPSVPSAPKEGDNIVSVMPSSATPQESGKRKRGRPKRVQDVPELGPPASQVDSTPVLQTLPGPTVHESGTRKRGRPKRLQDSSDISTPIHSKDSEPPPQLPSAATSPESGKRKRGRPKRILDGSATSSSHSGYSIDDEAVDTAKRGRPRKIDTNLLQLPSLSSHDPRESADNVLMMFDALRRRLMQLDDVKQVVKQQHNLKAGSIMTNAELRVNKNKRIGEIPGVEVGDMFYFRIEMCLVGLNSQSMAGIDYMSAKFGNEEDPVAISVVSAGVYDNTEDDPDVLVYTGQGMSGKDDQKLERGNLALERSLHRGNPIRVIRSVKDLTCPTGKIYIYDGLYKIKEAWMEKGKSGFNVFKHKLLREPGQPDGIAVWKKTEKWRENPSSRDHVILLDISYGVESKPICLVNEVDDEKGPTHFTYTTKLTYGYPSSMRKTQGCKCASVCLPGDNNCSCMHQNAGDLPYSASGILVSRMPMLYECNDSCTCSQNCRNRVVQKGTQIRFEVFKTGDRGWGLRSWDPIRAGTFVCEYAGEIIDRNSVNGEDDYIFETPPSEQKLRWNYAPELLGEPSLSDSNETPKQLPIIISAKRTGNVARFLNHSCSPNVFWQPVLYDHGDERYPHIAFFAIKHIPPMTELTYDYGQSQGNIQQGSNSGCRKSKSCYCWSRKCRGSFG from the coding sequence ATGGCTCAGCAGACGGCTTCAGTTCCATTGGGTGACACAGCAGTTGTTGATGCCAAACCCTTGCGTACATTGACTCCCATGTTCCCTGCACCACTAGGGCTCCACACTTTCACTCCTCAAAACTCACCTTCATTTATCTGTGTGACCCCATTTGGACCATATACTGGAGGCACTGAATTGGGCACAGCTGCTGTTCCATCAATGTTTGCAGCATCAACACCTGCTGCAGAATCCAGCCAGACACAGCTGCATACGGCTAATATGAATGGAGCTGCCCAAGTTAATGGTACTGCAGTCAACAGTTTGGTCACTCCTTTGCAAACTCTGTCAGCTGGTGTGCATGAATCTGGTAAGAGGAAGAGGGGCAGGCCAAAGCGTGTCCCAGATGCTACTGTTCCTTCAGCTCCTCTGGCTCCTACAGTTCCTCCAGTTACTTCATTGCCTTTGGTTCCTTCAGTTCCTTCAGCTCCTAAGGAAGGTGATAATATTGTTTCTGTGATGCCTTCTTCAGCCACCCCACAGGAATCTGGCAAAAGGAAGAGGGGACGGCCCAAACGTGTACAAGATGTTCCTGAACTGGGTCCTCCAGCTTCTCAAGTAGACAGTACACCTGTTCTTCAGACACTTCCTGGGCCCACTGTACATGAATCTGGTACGAGGAAAAGAGGACGACCCAAACGTTTGCAGGATAGTTCAGATATTTCAACTCCAATTCACTCAAAGGATAGTGAGCCCCCTCCCCAGCTACCTTCTGCAGCCACCTCACCTGAAAGTGGTAAGAGGAAGAGGGGACGTCCAAAGCGCATACTTGATGGTTCAGCGACTTCATCAAGTCATTCAGGTTATTCAATAGATGATGAAGCTGTTGACACAGCAAAACGTGGACGACCTAGGAAAATCGACACCAATCTGTTGCAGCTTCCATCTTTGTCTTCACATGATCCTAGGGAATCTGCAGATAATGTACTAATGATGTTTGACGCACTGCGGCGGAGACTTATGCAGCTGGATGACGTGAAGCAAGTTGTAAAGCAGCAGCATAACTTGAAGGCTGGGAGCATCATGACTAATGCTGAACTTCGTGTCAACAAGAACAAGAGGATTGGAGAGATTCCAGGTGTTGAGGTTGGTGATATGTTCTACTTTAGAATTGAGATGTGCCTAGTGGGTCTGAATAGTCAGAGCATGGCAGGGATAGATTACATGTCAGCCAAGTTCGGTAATGAGGAGGACCCTGTGGCTATTAGTGTTGTGTCAGCTGGTGTGTATGATAACACTGAAGACGATCCAGATGTTCTAGTTTACACTGGGCAGGGCATGTCTGGCAAGGATGACCAAAAACTTGAGAGGGGTAATCTTGCACTGGAGAGGAGTTTGCATAGAGGTAATCCGATTAGAGTCATTCGTAGTGTAAAAGATTTGACTTGTCCAACTGGCAAGATATACATATATGATGGTCTTTACAAGATCAAAGAAGCCTGGATGGAGAAAGGGAAATCTGGTTTCAATGTGTTTAAACACAAGTTGCTCAGAGAACCTGGCCAACCCGATGGCATTGCAGTGTGGAAAAAGACTGAAAAATGGAGGGAAAATCCATCTTCTAGAGACCATGTTATATTGCTTGACATATCATATGGTGTGGAAAGTAAGCCTATTTGCCTTGTAAATGAGGTTGACGATGAGAAGGGTCCTACCCACTTCACCTATACCACTAAATTGACCTATGGGTATCCAAGCTCCATGAGAAAAACACAAGGCTGCAAATGCGCAAGTGTATGCCTCCCTGGTGATAACAACTGCTCCTGTATGCATCAAAATGCTGGTGACCTTCCTTACAGTGCTTCAGGCATACTTGTTAGCCGCATGCCTATGTTATATGAGTGTAATGATTCCTGCACTTGTTCACAAAATTGCCGGAACCGAGTAGTACAGAAAGGTACCCAGATCCGTTTTGAAGTGTTCAAGACAGGAGATCGTGGTTGGGGCCTCCGTAGTTGGGATCCGATTCGAGCAGGCACATTTGTCTGTGAATATGCAGGTGAAATCATTGACAGAAATAGCGTGAATGGTGAAGATGACTACATCTTTGAGACCCCTCCTTCGGAGCAGAAATTAAGATGGAACTATGCACCAGAATTGCTGGGTGAACCTAGTCTTTCTGACTCAAATGAGACACCCAAGCAACTGCCAATCATCATCAGTGCAAAACGAACAGGGAATGTGGCTCGCTTTCTGAACCACAGTTGCTCTCCTAATGTTTTTTGGCAACCAGTTTTGTATGATCATGGTGATGAGAGATATCCACATATTGCATTTTTTGCAATTAAGCATATTCCCCCAATGACAGAGCTTACATATGATTATGGCCAGAGCCAAGGTAATATTCAACAGGGATCCAACTCTGGTTGTCGGAAGTCTAAGAGTTGCTATTGTTGGTCCCGTAAGTGCAGAGGTTCCTTTGGCTAA